The following are encoded in a window of Amaranthus tricolor cultivar Red isolate AtriRed21 chromosome 2, ASM2621246v1, whole genome shotgun sequence genomic DNA:
- the LOC130805627 gene encoding uncharacterized mitochondrial protein AtMg00810-like translates to MKRFGYHQSNSDHTLFLKRRRDLIICLIIYVNDIIITGNKRKQIGILKEKLFNEFEMKDLGRLKYFLGIEVLRSNEGIFICQRKYILDLIAESGMLECKPTDTPIVVNHGLQTVQGGEAENHEQSQKLVGKLIYLSHIHLDIAYAVGIVSRFMHRPQIHHMEAALKIFRYLKGTSRKGIIFRRNQHLRLQAYTDSNCAEDRDDKKSTFGYFTLVGGKLVTWRTISISENAVQHDRIKHVEVDRHFIKEKLEGYENRAKQSVEDQHCNLSKRRQRKAYKRSFLDLSKFSSCSSLSSLNLSFNLLDSSKDLKGAHFGLSLKTLDVSLNHLSGQQVLLWVFSHGYEKLTRLALKGN, encoded by the exons ATGAAGAGATTTGGCTATCACCAAAGCAATTCAGACCACACACTCTTCCTTAAAAGAAGAAGAGACTTGATAATATGCCTTATCATATATGTGAATGATATAATCATCACAGGAAATAAAAGAAAGCAGATAGGGATATTAAAAGAGAAATTGTTCAatgaatttgagatgaaggatctAGGAAGACTCAAATACTTCCTAGGGATTGAAGTGCTCAGGTCAAATGAAGGGATCTTCATATGTCAAAGGAAATATATTTTAGATTTGATCGCAGAAAGTGGAATGCTAGAATGTAAACCTACAGATACTCCCATTGTAGTAAATCATGGCCTTCAAACAGTTCAAGGAGGAGAAGCAGAAAACCATGAACAATCTCAAAAACTGGTAGGGAAATTGATTTATCTCTCACACATCCATCTAGACATTGCATATGCAGTTGGGATTGTGAGTAGATTTATGCACCGGCCTCagattcatcatatggaagcAGCCCTCAAGATCTTCAGGTACTTAAAGGGGACATCTAGAAAAGGGATAATATTTCGAAGAAATCAACATCTCAGACTACAAGCATACACAGATTCAAACTGCGCAGAAGACAGAGATGACAAAAAATCAACATTTGGGTACTTCACACTCGTAGGAGGAAAACTAGTTACATGGAGAA CAATAAGCATATCTGAGAATGCAGTCCAACACGATAGAATAAAACATGTGGAGGTTGACAGACACTTCATAAAAGAGAAACTTGAGG GATATGAAAATAGAGCAAAGCAGTCAGTGGAAGACCAACACTGTAATCTCAGTAAGAGGAGGCAACGCAAGGcttataaaa GGTCTTTCCTTGATTTGTCAAAGTTTAGTTCTTGTTCTTCATTATCAAGTTTGAATCTTTCCTTCAATTTATTGGATTCTTCTAAGGATTTGAAAGGGGCTCATTTTGGGCTTTCTCTCAAAACTTTGGATGTTTCTTTAAATCATTTATCTGGGCAACAAGTTCTTCTATGGGTGTTCTCTCATGGTTATGAGAAGTTAACCCGCTTAGCTTTAAAGGGGAATTAG